The sequence below is a genomic window from Candidatus Brocadiia bacterium.
GCCCAGCTCAGGAGCTTGTTGAAATCCTGGAACATCTTTGATTTCTCAGGCGCCAGAGTCCCCTTGACCACCTGCATTATTTCCGAATCGTTGGTCTTGATGTCGCCCAGAAACACCTCGCCGGTCGAGCCGTCAATGGATATGAAATCGCCTTCCTTGACGGTAACGTTGCCGGAAGTAAATCTCTTATGCTTTTCGCTGACCTTGATGACCGAACAACCAACCACGCAGGGCTTGCCCATCTGGCGGCCGACCACGGCGGCGTGCGAGGTCATTCCGCCGGTGGCGGTCAGAACGCCCCTGGCCTTTATCATGCCCTCGACGTCGTCCGGCGACGTCTCCATCCTGACCAGCACCACCCGCTCGCCTTTCTGCGCCTGGTGCACGGCGTCAACGGCGTTGAACACTGCCTTGCCGGAAGCCGCGCCGGGTGAGGCGTTAAGCCCTTTGGCGATGACCTTGGCCTTTTTCCTTGCTTCCAAATCGAATATCGGATGCAAGACCTGGTTAATCTGGTCCGGTTCTATCCTTAAAACGGCTTCTTTAATACTTATCAATTTTTCCTCGACCATATCCACGGCGATGCGCATGGCGGCGTAGCCGGTACGCTTGCCGTTCCTGGTCTGGAGCATATAGAGCTTGCCTTTTTCGATGGTGAATTCAAAATCCTGGATGTCACGGTAGTGTTTTTCCAGGCGGTCGGTGATACCGCGCAGTTGCTTGAAGGCCTCGGGCATTTCGTCAGCCAGCTTGGTAATCGGCTGGGGCGTACGGATGCCGGCCACCACGTCCTCGCCCTGGGCGTTGGTCAGGTATTCGCCGTAGAACTTTTTCTCTCCGTTAGCCGGATTGCGGGTGAAACCAACGCCGGTGGCGCTGGTCATGCCCAAATTGCCGAAAACCATGGTCTGGATATTTACGGCCGTGCCGATTTCTTCGGGTATCTTGTACATAGCCCGGTAGGCGTTGGCCCGGGGATTGCGCCAGGAACGGAATACGGCGTCGCGGGCCATCGACAGCTGGACCAGCGGGTCCTGCGGGAACGGCTTGCCTGAGCGCTCCAGTATCAGTTTCTTAAGCTTGGCAACCTTATCTTTATTGCTGCCTTCGGACATACCCAGGTTCTTGGCGTATTCGATTTCTAAAACCACCTCACCGAACATCATCAGCAGGCGGCGGTAGCAGTCATAGGCAAAATCGGGGTTATTGGTCAGCTTGGCCAGCCCTTCGACGGTCTGGTCGTTCATGCCGACGTTAAGGATGGTGTCCATCATACCGGGCATGGAAAACTTGGCGCCAGAACGGACCGAAACCAGCAGCGGATTGACCGGGTCGCTGAACTTCTTGCCGGTGGCCGATTCGAGCATCTGGATATATTTAATGTATGTCTTTTCCAGGGCCGGCGGGAATTTCTGGCCGCTTTCATAATACAAGCGGCAAACTGCGGTGGATATGGTGAATCCCGGAGGAATCGGCACGCCCAACCGGGACATCTCGGCTAGGTTAGCGCCCTTGCCGCCCAGGATGTCTTTCATCGCACCCTTGCCTTCGGTCTTCTTACCGCCGAAGAAATACAAATACTTTTTACTGTCAACCATTTTTTTCTCCTATAGTCTTATTATAAAGTACACAATTAATGCTTATTCGCCTTCTTTCGTGGTTGCATTTTTAGTTGGCGGCGGGAACAAGCGGTCCTCGTCCTCCTGGGGCATTTCCAGTATGCCGGCCAGGGTGAAATCAACCCGCCAGGCCAGCGCCTTGGTCTCAGCCGATGCCGGCTCATACACGAAAGTAAATGTCTTGGAATATTCCGGATATTTCCAATGCCGCAGAACTACTTTGGCTTTCTGAACGTCTAGTCCAGTCCGACTGTCCTTTTCGTTATAATAATCGATTGATTGCGTTTCCCAGTTTATCATCAAACTCCGGATAAGCACTCCGAAAATGGTCCATTTCATCATCATGTTGAAATCGCCGTATTTATAGCGGCTGCGGGTATTTTCCGACATACAGTAATAAGCCGTGCCGTAGTCTTCCTTTTCCAGGGCATCACGGAATATCTGCAGGTTCTTTTCCGGCGTCTCAATCGGGGCAATCGGCGGCCGGGGCGGGCAGGAAGCGCCCGGCAGCATAATAAGAAACACCGCGACCAATAATATTATTTGGTAAATTTTCATAATTAACTGGCTGATTGTATAGCCATTAAGCCTGATGTCAAGAGAAATCAATAGGTTTAACTAATAAAGCTATTTATATTCAAATGGTTATTTAGATAAAGTCCGCATCGCACGGGTCAGGTATTTTAAGAGGTCCGAGGCTATCAACGAGTGCTGGCCGAGGTCTTTGGCGGCCAGGTCTCCAGCCTTGCCATGCAGGTAGACAGCCAGCTGGGTAGCCTGGAAATCGGGCAGCTTCTGGCCAAGTAAACCGGCGATGATTCCGGTCAGGACATCGCCCGAACCGGCCGTAGCCATGCCCGGGTTGCCGGTATCATTAATGTAAATACGCTTGCCGTCGGTGACTATGGTCTGATAGCCCTTGAGGGCTATGATAATGCGGTGTTTCTTAGCGGTTTCTACGGATACTTTTTGGCGGTTGTGCTGGACATAAGCGCCGGACTTATTAATCAGACGGGCCATTTCGCCGGCGTGCGGAGTTAGAATAATGGAATTAGCTATGGACTTGACCATCCTGGGAATATATTCAGCATCGGATATGGCGTTAAGACCGTCGGCGTCAATCACTACTGGTTTCCGGCAGGCCAGCAGGAAATCCTGAACCAGCTTGATGGTCTCGTTGTTGCGCGATATGCCCGGACCGACCACGACAACATCAATATCCCTAGCCAGAGAAACCAGGCGCTCTTTGGCTTTATAAGCAAAGGTGCCGTCGTAGGTCTCGGGCATCGGAAAGGTAATAACCTCGGTCAGTTTGGAAGCCAGGATAGGCTGCTGTGATTTAGGCACGGCCAGGTAGACCAGCCCGGCGCCGGACCTCAAAGCACCCATAGAACAGAGGTAGGCCGCGCCGGACATACCGGTAGAACCGGCCACCATCAGTATCTTGCCGTTATCGC
It includes:
- the ppdK gene encoding pyruvate, phosphate dikinase; translated protein: MVDSKKYLYFFGGKKTEGKGAMKDILGGKGANLAEMSRLGVPIPPGFTISTAVCRLYYESGQKFPPALEKTYIKYIQMLESATGKKFSDPVNPLLVSVRSGAKFSMPGMMDTILNVGMNDQTVEGLAKLTNNPDFAYDCYRRLLMMFGEVVLEIEYAKNLGMSEGSNKDKVAKLKKLILERSGKPFPQDPLVQLSMARDAVFRSWRNPRANAYRAMYKIPEEIGTAVNIQTMVFGNLGMTSATGVGFTRNPANGEKKFYGEYLTNAQGEDVVAGIRTPQPITKLADEMPEAFKQLRGITDRLEKHYRDIQDFEFTIEKGKLYMLQTRNGKRTGYAAMRIAVDMVEEKLISIKEAVLRIEPDQINQVLHPIFDLEARKKAKVIAKGLNASPGAASGKAVFNAVDAVHQAQKGERVVLVRMETSPDDVEGMIKARGVLTATGGMTSHAAVVGRQMGKPCVVGCSVIKVSEKHKRFTSGNVTVKEGDFISIDGSTGEVFLGDIKTNDSEIMQVVKGTLAPEKSKMFQDFNKLLSWADKFRTLGVEANADIPRDADMAIKFGAMGIGLCRTEHMFFAPDRLPIVQEMILAETEELRRKALNKLLPLQRDDFFRLFDIMKGYPVTIRMIDPPLHEFLPKREELMVEITTIKFEGSREPDEIVAKEKLLKRVEELSEFNPMMGHRGCRLGITYPEITEMQVRAIIEAACAVAKKGKKVQPEIMIPIVGHVNEIKDQKAIAVRVAEQVMKEQCIRVHYKVGTMIEIPRAALTAEKIALEAEFFSFGTNDLTQMTFGFSRDDAGRFIKYYVANKILPYDPFVSIDEDGVGQLIAMAAAKGRKARKGIRIGICGEHGGDPQSIHFCHKVGLDYVSASPYRVPIARLAAAHAALKE
- a CDS encoding NAD(P)H-hydrate dehydratase; this encodes MKLIDTLPEMPCRRPDCHKGDNGKILMVAGSTGMSGAAYLCSMGALRSGAGLVYLAVPKSQQPILASKLTEVITFPMPETYDGTFAYKAKERLVSLARDIDVVVVGPGISRNNETIKLVQDFLLACRKPVVIDADGLNAISDAEYIPRMVKSIANSIILTPHAGEMARLINKSGAYVQHNRQKVSVETAKKHRIIIALKGYQTIVTDGKRIYINDTGNPGMATAGSGDVLTGIIAGLLGQKLPDFQATQLAVYLHGKAGDLAAKDLGQHSLIASDLLKYLTRAMRTLSK